AAAACAATGGAAAAAGCGATTGATCGTAGAGTTAGTGAGAATGAATGAGGTTACTGGTTATTCAGATGAAATTAGAATGCGATCAGAATAGCAGATTTACTCGAGGGAATTGTAATAAGTTTAGAAAAACATCAATGAAGTTAGATGCATACTTAGGTAGTAAATAATGTTTAAATGCCTATTTTTTTAGAATAGGCATTTAAACTATAAATCGACTTTTTTTAAAATATCAATTCAACTATAATTTTTAATCTTATTTATTTTTCTCATTTCCCCGCTTAAAATTCCCTGTAAGTTTGGCTAATATAAGTTGAATTGCATAATCATCCTTGCCTTCTATATTAGATAAAAACTTTTTTGATTCTTTTTCACTTAACGTTTTGATCATTCTGTTATCCCAATAAATCATCGTTTTATTCGCTTTAGTTATCTTATAACTGAATGGGTTTTCCTTTAAACGATCTCTTTTATCTATATCTCCCATTTTGCTTCCTCACTCTCTAAACGACCTATGTTTCATCCAGATTTTATTAAAACAGAGTGAAGTCACTCTTGCTCTATATCGCTTATATTAGCTTACTATCATACTAGCTTTCAAGTCTTCTATTTGTTTTATATGTCTTTGTTCATGAATACCTATAAATTCCAAATATTGATCTAGGTTTAAACGGCCTAATAAAGGATGTGACATAGAAAGATGTGACAAAAGGCTATCTTCAATATTATTCAAAATACCAATCAATTGATCTCTTGACTCACTTAATAGACTCAAAATTTCTTGTTTTGACATGTATTGATCAGTTGGTTGAGTATAATCTGGGGCCTCTCTTTTAATTGTTCGATTCGTTACAATCTCAAATGATTTGATCGTTGTTTGATTTTGTTTATTTTTTTGGATTACATGTTTGAAACCAGCTTGAATAACATGCTCTGTTAAATACAAATGGTGAAGTACTTGCAATATACTCCAATCGTCATTTGTCTGCTTTTGATTTATTTGTTCATCATTCAGATCCTCTACACTTTGGATTAACTTATTTCTAATTTCTGTTACAAATTCCATATTTTCTACACCCCATTTTTATTTGTTTAAATATATATATTCTTTGAGATGTATATCATAACCTGCTCAATGAAAAGCTATATTTTCGTGGTTCAACAACCACTTTTTTCTCCATAATCCTCCGCCATAGCCTACTAACTTCCCATTACTGCCCATAACTCTATGGCACGGAACAATGATCACAATTTTGTTTTTATTATTTGCATTCCCAATTGCTCTTACTGCTTTTCCATTCCCAATTCTTTCTGCTACAGTTTTATAAGAAACTGCTTCTCCATAAGGAATATTAGTTAGTTCCTTCCATACTGTATCCTGAAATTCTGTGCCATTTAAATGTAGTTTTACATCAAATTTCGTCCTTGTCCCTGCAAAGTATTCATCCAACTGCTTAAGAGTTTCTTTTAAAATTGATGGAATTTTTAATGAAGCTTGCTCATTCTCTTCCTCGACAAAATTTACTTCTATTAATCGATTGTCATCACTTTTACATTGTATAAGTCCTACTGGTGAAGAATAGTATTGAATATATTCTCTAGTCATAACATGAGCTCCCTTCTTTATTTAACTATACAACACTTTAGAGGTTAAAGTTTTTAAAATATTGCTTTGTTATTTTTTCAATCCCCAATGATTTACATATATTAATTTACTTATCTCTTCCCTTTTAGCCCATTTACTTGTTTCCAATATTGGGGCTTCTGGATATTCATCTGTATAACCTAGAGATAACAATGCTACTGGATCTATGTGAGGTGGAATTTTCATAATTTCTCTTATGTCATTTTTTTTATAAAAACTGACCCAACCTAATGCTATTCCTTCTGCACAAGAAGCAAGCCACATATTTTGAATCGAGCAAGCAACAGACATCATATCTGTTTCAGGAATAGAATTTCGACCAAGTACATGAGTGCCTCCTCTTGTTGGGTCACAGGTAACACAAATGGTAATCGGAGCTTCCTTTAATCCCTCAACTTTTAAACTTAAAAAATGATCTTGACGTTCACCCTCATAATGAATCGCCAAAGCCCGTCTTTCTTTATCCGCTGCCCAGGCAAGTTGTTCCTTTATTTTTTGAGAACGAACGATAATAAAATTCCATGGTTGCATAAATCCAACAGATGGTGCATGGTGTCCTGCTTCAATGATTCTTTCAATCACTTCTTCTGGTATACATTTAGTTAAAAATGAACGAACATCTCTTCTCTTACGGATCACCTTATAAATTGCATCTCGCTCTTGATCAGAAAACATCATGTCCCCCCCTTAAAGTGGTCTACTGTATCTTATTCAATATAATGTTCAACGAGTTACAAAACCCTTTCAAATTATACTTTAGTTTCATTAAAAAACAATAATCATAAATATAGTTTTAAATTAAAATATTTTTTATTTTTCATTTTATATTTTTACATAATTTTTACTTAAATTCCACTATATAGCAATATATATCCAGTGTGTATCTAGAAATGCCTTTCCTAATCCTGATTCTTCCGATGTCCTAAGGTACGCAAAAGCACAATTTTAACATTAGGTACACACATCTAATCAAAATTCTAATAAAACTCATAACATATATTAGATAAAAAAAGAACGGAGGTGAAATCATGGGAACTTTTGATAGAACAATCTGTAATTGCTGTGTCTGTCCGATGCAATGCGTAATGCAACAATTAGTAGAACGTGAGGTAGATATAGCTACACCTGTTAACGTGGATGATGTTAGAATTATTTCTGTTGATAATTTTATAGCGAATACGAATGAAGGATTGTTTCCGATATGTAATGTCACAGCAGTTGGAGTTATCAGTCCTCCTTTTGATATTAAGTTAAAACCAGTGCGCCAGGATAAAAAAGGAGAGTGCAATTGTTGTGAGGATCCAGCTACAAATGAATTGCAGCAGCTCATTGGAAAAGAAGTGGATCTTGAATTTATTGGAGGAATAGCACCCTTTGCAGACGGAAATATCGTAACTGGAATTGTTTCACAAGT
The window above is part of the Chengkuizengella sp. SCS-71B genome. Proteins encoded here:
- a CDS encoding DinB family protein — its product is MEFVTEIRNKLIQSVEDLNDEQINQKQTNDDWSILQVLHHLYLTEHVIQAGFKHVIQKNKQNQTTIKSFEIVTNRTIKREAPDYTQPTDQYMSKQEILSLLSESRDQLIGILNNIEDSLLSHLSMSHPLLGRLNLDQYLEFIGIHEQRHIKQIEDLKASMIVS
- a CDS encoding methylated-DNA--[protein]-cysteine S-methyltransferase; this translates as MTREYIQYYSSPVGLIQCKSDDNRLIEVNFVEEENEQASLKIPSILKETLKQLDEYFAGTRTKFDVKLHLNGTEFQDTVWKELTNIPYGEAVSYKTVAERIGNGKAVRAIGNANNKNKIVIIVPCHRVMGSNGKLVGYGGGLWRKKWLLNHENIAFH
- the bluB gene encoding 5,6-dimethylbenzimidazole synthase; protein product: MFSDQERDAIYKVIRKRRDVRSFLTKCIPEEVIERIIEAGHHAPSVGFMQPWNFIIVRSQKIKEQLAWAADKERRALAIHYEGERQDHFLSLKVEGLKEAPITICVTCDPTRGGTHVLGRNSIPETDMMSVACSIQNMWLASCAEGIALGWVSFYKKNDIREIMKIPPHIDPVALLSLGYTDEYPEAPILETSKWAKREEISKLIYVNHWGLKK